Proteins from a genomic interval of Rubinisphaera italica:
- a CDS encoding VIT1/CCC1 transporter family protein — MYEQPDVATANDKTRENHFIDRIGWLRAAVLGANDGIVSTASLVVGVAAAETGRGEVMLAGVAGLVAGAMSMAAGEYVSVSSQADSEQADLVRERQELATDPDFEHAELTDIYVERGLDRELADQVATQMMQKDALATHARDELGISELSQARPVQAAIASAATFAVGAALPILSIMFVPRTAFIPATVATSLLSLAILGSVSARAGGARVLTAAVRVTMWGALAMGATALVGHLFGTTIS, encoded by the coding sequence ATCTACGAACAGCCTGACGTAGCGACCGCAAATGACAAAACACGGGAAAACCACTTCATTGACCGTATCGGCTGGCTTCGAGCTGCCGTTCTCGGTGCCAACGACGGCATTGTCTCGACGGCAAGTCTGGTGGTCGGGGTCGCGGCCGCTGAAACGGGACGCGGGGAAGTGATGCTGGCCGGGGTCGCTGGGCTTGTTGCTGGAGCGATGTCGATGGCGGCTGGGGAATACGTTTCCGTGAGTTCTCAGGCGGACAGCGAACAGGCCGACCTCGTAAGGGAACGGCAGGAACTTGCAACCGACCCTGATTTTGAACATGCAGAGCTAACAGATATTTACGTCGAGCGTGGACTGGACAGGGAGCTCGCCGATCAGGTGGCGACTCAAATGATGCAAAAGGATGCGCTGGCCACTCACGCCCGGGACGAATTAGGAATTTCAGAATTATCGCAGGCGCGCCCGGTTCAGGCGGCGATCGCATCGGCCGCGACGTTCGCAGTCGGAGCAGCGCTGCCGATTTTGTCCATTATGTTTGTGCCGCGTACAGCGTTCATTCCAGCGACTGTCGCCACTTCACTGCTCAGTCTCGCAATCCTCGGCTCTGTTTCCGCTCGTGCCGGCGGAGCGCGCGTTCTCACTGCCGCCGTGCGAGTAACAATGTGGGGCGCGCTGGCCATGGGTGCAACTGCTCTGGTCGGCCATCTCTTCGGAACGACAATCAGCTGA
- a CDS encoding class I SAM-dependent methyltransferase: MATDVNEYEPGVLRIFQTKDETKAYYNKIAKVYDLLAEHSEQPMREKGLQKLAAQPGERILEVGFGTGHSVVELAQAVGPTGRVLGVDISDEMVALTNELLQRAGLSERVELTCGDAESLPYEDDSLNGVFTSFTFELFDTPEIPKVLAEWKRVLKPGGRLVVVALSKEGKQGVIMKAYEWTHKHFPNLMDCRPVYARRAIEAAGFDVKETDIEHMWVAVEIVLAFK; the protein is encoded by the coding sequence ATGGCAACCGACGTCAACGAATACGAACCAGGCGTCTTGCGGATCTTTCAGACCAAGGACGAGACGAAGGCGTATTACAACAAGATCGCCAAAGTGTACGACTTGCTGGCGGAACATTCCGAGCAGCCGATGCGCGAGAAGGGCTTGCAGAAGTTGGCTGCCCAGCCCGGTGAGCGAATTCTGGAAGTCGGCTTCGGCACAGGACACAGCGTCGTCGAACTGGCTCAGGCCGTCGGACCGACCGGCAGAGTGCTCGGCGTCGACATCTCTGACGAGATGGTGGCCCTGACCAATGAGTTACTACAGCGCGCGGGTCTATCCGAGCGGGTTGAGTTGACCTGCGGCGATGCCGAATCGCTTCCCTACGAAGACGACTCGCTCAATGGAGTCTTCACGAGCTTCACGTTCGAGCTGTTCGACACACCTGAAATCCCCAAGGTGCTGGCCGAATGGAAGCGAGTGCTCAAACCGGGAGGGCGGCTGGTGGTGGTCGCACTTTCCAAAGAAGGAAAGCAGGGCGTCATCATGAAGGCCTACGAATGGACGCACAAGCACTTTCCCAACCTGATGGACTGCCGGCCCGTCTACGCGCGACGCGCAATCGAAGCGGCCGGCTTTGACGTCAAGGAGACAGACATCGAGCACATGTGGGTCGCTGTCGAGATCGTGTTAGCGTTCAAATAA
- a CDS encoding rhodanese-like domain-containing protein, which produces MLLKYFYDKALAHASYMVGCQKAKVAVVVDPGRDIEQYLEMADREGVKLIAVAETHIHADYVSGARELADRIGAKLYVSDEGPADWKYQFADQYEHQLLKDGDSFMIGNIRFDVLHTPGHTPESISFLLTDEGGHADKPMGIFTGDFVFVGSIGRPDLLEEAAGLANTAEPGARDLFHSAAKFKQLPDYLQVWPAHGAGSACGKGLGAIPSSTVGYEKLFNPALQFTDEEKFVQYILSDQPEAPKYFAVMKRVNKEGPDVIGDKGLPESQPIDDLSSVLDSATVIDLSLSAQFADGHVPRTINIPTAMLAGWAGWIVDYSKPAYLIADPSQLPEAIRVLRKIGLDDVRGYFDASKVREAGLAAESYATGTPKELAPGIESGEVKLIDVRSDAEWNSSRIAAADHQFLGRLPDNIADIDNGKTIVTQCQSGARSAIAASILQASGLEVINMTGGFSAWADTGLPVDQPNAVLCEAGSQSCT; this is translated from the coding sequence ATGTTACTGAAATACTTCTATGACAAGGCTCTTGCTCACGCTTCCTACATGGTCGGCTGCCAGAAGGCGAAGGTCGCCGTGGTCGTTGATCCCGGTCGCGACATTGAGCAATACCTCGAAATGGCCGATCGCGAAGGCGTCAAACTAATCGCCGTCGCGGAGACTCACATCCACGCCGACTACGTATCGGGCGCCCGCGAACTGGCGGATCGCATCGGGGCGAAGCTCTACGTGTCCGACGAAGGTCCGGCCGACTGGAAGTATCAATTCGCCGACCAGTACGAGCATCAACTGCTGAAGGATGGCGACTCGTTCATGATCGGTAACATCAGGTTCGATGTCTTGCACACGCCGGGTCACACGCCCGAAAGTATTTCGTTTCTGTTGACTGACGAAGGTGGACACGCCGACAAACCGATGGGCATTTTCACTGGCGACTTTGTGTTCGTCGGTTCGATCGGACGTCCTGACTTGCTGGAAGAAGCAGCGGGGCTGGCGAACACGGCGGAACCGGGTGCTCGCGACCTGTTCCACTCCGCAGCGAAGTTCAAGCAGCTTCCTGACTACTTGCAGGTCTGGCCGGCTCACGGAGCGGGCAGTGCCTGCGGCAAGGGACTCGGTGCGATTCCTTCATCAACCGTTGGCTATGAAAAGCTGTTCAACCCGGCTTTGCAGTTCACGGACGAAGAAAAGTTCGTGCAGTACATCCTGTCCGACCAGCCGGAAGCACCGAAATACTTTGCCGTGATGAAGCGAGTCAACAAGGAAGGCCCGGACGTGATCGGCGACAAGGGCTTGCCTGAGTCTCAACCGATCGACGATCTGAGTTCCGTGTTAGACTCGGCGACGGTGATTGATCTGTCACTGTCCGCTCAGTTTGCTGACGGCCATGTGCCGCGAACGATCAACATTCCGACCGCGATGCTCGCCGGTTGGGCAGGCTGGATCGTGGACTACTCCAAGCCTGCGTACCTGATCGCTGATCCAAGTCAGCTCCCCGAAGCAATTCGTGTGCTTCGCAAGATCGGGCTGGACGACGTTCGCGGTTACTTCGACGCATCCAAAGTGCGTGAGGCTGGACTGGCCGCGGAAAGTTATGCAACCGGGACGCCCAAAGAGCTGGCTCCAGGAATAGAGTCGGGTGAGGTGAAGCTGATCGACGTGCGTTCAGATGCAGAATGGAATTCAAGTCGCATCGCCGCAGCCGACCATCAGTTCCTCGGTCGTCTGCCCGACAATATTGCTGACATTGACAACGGCAAGACGATTGTAACTCAGTGTCAAAGCGGCGCACGCTCCGCGATCGCCGCCAGCATTTTGCAGGCAAGCGGGCTGGAAGTCATCAACATGACAGGAGGCTTCAGTGCATGGGCCGACACGGGCCTGCCGGTTGACCAGCCCAACGCCGTACTCTGTGAAGCGGGCTCACAGTCGTGCACATAA
- a CDS encoding NAD(P)/FAD-dependent oxidoreductase: MSVHHHIVIVGGGTAGITVAARLLNEDATLDVAIIEPSEKHYYQPLWTLVGGGMCKPEESERAEADLIPYGAEWIKDFVDTFDPDNNSLITRSGQTITYDHLVVAPGIQINWDAIEGLKDAVGKDGVCSNYSFATVGSTWENIRNFKGGTAIFTQPAGAVKCGGAPQKICHLAEDYFRREGIRDKCDVVFASASPRIFAVAKYAKTLESVVQRKGTITKFRHNLKAIRPDSKEAVFEQLDTGEEVILKYDMLHVTPPMGAPDFVAQSPLANDDGWVDVDKHTLQHSRFRNVWSLGDASNLPTSKTGAAIRKQAPVLVENLLAASYDRPMAACYDGYTSCPVVTGYDSLVLAEFNYDKEPDETFPFDQSKERFSMLMLKKYGLPNLYWHGMLKGRA; encoded by the coding sequence ATGAGCGTTCATCATCACATTGTCATCGTCGGCGGCGGAACGGCCGGCATTACTGTGGCTGCCCGCCTGCTGAATGAAGATGCAACACTCGATGTCGCAATCATCGAGCCGTCTGAGAAGCACTACTACCAGCCGTTGTGGACACTTGTCGGCGGTGGAATGTGCAAACCGGAGGAGTCGGAACGTGCCGAAGCGGATCTGATTCCTTACGGGGCTGAGTGGATCAAGGATTTCGTCGACACGTTTGATCCCGACAACAACTCATTGATAACGCGCAGCGGCCAGACGATCACATACGATCACCTCGTGGTCGCTCCCGGCATTCAGATCAACTGGGACGCGATTGAAGGATTGAAGGATGCTGTGGGTAAAGATGGAGTCTGCAGCAACTATTCATTCGCCACCGTCGGGTCGACGTGGGAAAACATCCGCAACTTCAAGGGCGGGACAGCGATCTTCACGCAGCCTGCCGGAGCCGTGAAGTGTGGGGGAGCCCCGCAGAAGATTTGTCACCTGGCCGAAGACTATTTTCGTCGTGAAGGGATACGCGACAAATGCGACGTCGTCTTCGCGTCGGCCAGCCCGCGGATCTTTGCGGTGGCAAAATACGCGAAGACGCTGGAAAGCGTCGTTCAGCGAAAGGGCACGATCACTAAGTTCCGGCACAATCTAAAGGCGATTCGTCCTGATTCCAAAGAAGCTGTCTTCGAGCAATTGGACACCGGCGAGGAAGTCATCCTGAAGTACGACATGCTGCATGTCACTCCGCCGATGGGTGCTCCCGATTTTGTCGCTCAAAGCCCGTTGGCGAACGACGACGGTTGGGTCGATGTCGACAAGCATACTCTGCAGCACAGTCGTTTTCGCAATGTGTGGAGCCTCGGCGACGCGTCAAACCTGCCCACCTCAAAGACCGGGGCCGCAATTCGGAAACAGGCTCCCGTGCTTGTGGAGAACCTGCTGGCCGCAAGTTATGATCGGCCGATGGCAGCCTGTTACGACGGCTACACGTCATGTCCTGTCGTTACCGGCTACGATAGTCTGGTCCTGGCGGAATTTAACTACGACAAAGAACCTGACGAGACGTTTCCATTCGATCAATCGAAGGAACGTTTCAGCATGCTGATGCTGAAGAAGTACGGACTACCAAACTTGTATTGGCACGGCATGCTGAAAGGACGAGCATGA
- a CDS encoding bacterioferritin — MTKKKSIESLQTALSMELTAAHQYQLHAGVLDDWGMTLLASQMREEMQEELGHSQQFMTRILFLKGDPEMKMAKPPVRASTLKEMFESDLADEKEAITFYTKASLQAVEDGDLGSRAIFERIALDEEQHMSWLELQLDLLERMGESAYISKHIPSPGSGS, encoded by the coding sequence ATGACCAAAAAAAAATCAATCGAGAGCCTGCAAACCGCCCTTTCAATGGAGTTGACCGCGGCTCACCAATACCAGCTTCACGCCGGAGTGTTGGATGATTGGGGCATGACCCTGCTGGCTTCGCAGATGCGTGAGGAAATGCAGGAAGAGCTGGGCCACTCCCAACAGTTCATGACTCGCATTCTGTTTCTTAAAGGTGATCCCGAAATGAAGATGGCGAAGCCTCCGGTGCGAGCTTCCACGTTGAAAGAAATGTTCGAGTCCGATCTCGCCGACGAAAAGGAAGCGATCACCTTCTACACGAAGGCATCGTTGCAGGCTGTGGAAGATGGCGACCTCGGATCACGTGCGATCTTCGAGCGAATCGCTTTGGACGAAGAGCAACACATGAGTTGGCTGGAACTGCAGCTCGATCTGCTTGAACGCATGGGCGAGTCGGCGTACATCTCAAAGCACATTCCGTCACCCGGTTCGGGGTCATAG
- a CDS encoding DUF1641 domain-containing protein, translated as METNFAEMPIREQMDDPETAESLSRLVGRAKDVEHLVERAMQANNAADGLLATVADVIDEQCEKINQSGTSVEERIGSLASLLLKVTEPETVSALSRLVDRLPQLEEASRLLDEVPNLLAIATDVIDEYAANLKSHGVELEKSISQGLHALLWLGCRVSEEELERLGFLLRSDVLDPHALDVVGHAATSLANCQRETCEQKTAERIGVLGLLKSLRDPNMQRTLGFGIRFAKCFGNPNGQTSSESPSSH; from the coding sequence ATGGAAACAAATTTCGCAGAAATGCCCATTCGCGAACAAATGGATGATCCAGAGACAGCGGAATCGCTCTCCCGGTTAGTGGGCCGTGCCAAAGACGTTGAGCATCTTGTCGAGCGAGCCATGCAAGCCAACAATGCGGCGGACGGACTCCTTGCAACAGTTGCCGATGTCATCGACGAACAGTGCGAGAAAATCAATCAGTCTGGTACATCCGTCGAGGAACGCATCGGTTCACTGGCTAGTCTCCTTCTGAAAGTCACAGAACCTGAAACCGTGTCGGCACTCAGCAGACTGGTCGATCGGCTTCCGCAACTTGAAGAAGCGAGCCGCTTGCTGGACGAAGTTCCCAATCTCCTGGCGATCGCTACCGATGTCATCGACGAGTACGCAGCGAATCTCAAATCGCATGGAGTCGAGCTGGAAAAGAGTATTTCACAGGGCCTGCACGCTTTGCTGTGGCTTGGTTGCCGCGTCAGCGAAGAAGAACTCGAACGGCTCGGCTTTCTGCTGCGGTCTGACGTTCTCGATCCCCACGCACTGGACGTCGTCGGACATGCGGCGACTTCTCTGGCCAATTGCCAGCGAGAGACCTGCGAACAGAAGACAGCCGAGCGAATCGGCGTGCTTGGTCTCCTGAAATCTCTCAGAGATCCCAACATGCAACGGACGCTTGGATTTGGCATTCGGTTCGCGAAATGCTTTGGTAACCCAAACGGCCAGACGTCTAGCGAATCACCTTCCAGCCACTAA
- a CDS encoding cytochrome c peroxidase — MMTATHKTSADDRVHATMKSLVQWSAILLFVGLIGCQHSQPPQTATSEEQPDAEQVDDTAKQKAIAAKDALFTRLSGRLTEVMSADGPAAISVCSREAPAIATEVGEEQGVVIGRTSFKLRNAKNTPPDWAHSFVEERVEDPQFVALPNGGTGALLPIRLKQKCLACHGPTESIAADVRSKLSELYPDDRATGFNEGDLRGWFWVEVPSAVGDNDAESGDDKEAAAISDSDSSEAGHGPGPGHGQGRGFGRGMGRGPGMMGGNREDMTTLHAMFDDRDKINRTVKMMPKGAEAVTESDDEKIAALIQKHVPAMESRVHENEPLPPMTFHPIFVELIKHGDDYTLTYEETDKGLKVTYEADDPFVIMLVQEHAKLVSRFIKNGMEEIHKPYNLPKVEQEQSEAKGVSKEATEPASLGITPPLPSRAKAPTDNPTTPAKVELGKKLFFDPRLSLTGTVSCNSCHNIMEGGDDGRPSSMGVHGRLGRRNAPTVWNSVFQASQFWDGRSPSLEDQAKGPVIASPEMGMPNHDKAIERIAAIPGYQAEFSRVFGDDKPVTIDNAVKAIAAFERTLVTPNSPYDRYVKGDKYALSDQQIRGMKLFDSIGCTECHSGPAFNGWEVGDTEPSFEEFPRFATSEFLKQFRLDSDHGRYEATKREADKHYFKVPTLRNITITAPYFHNGAVESLSDAVRVMAETELDSELSEKDVADIVEFLTSLDGEFPEITLPRLPSRSGESVLEDQQPAAMQH, encoded by the coding sequence ATGATGACGGCCACACACAAAACCTCAGCCGACGACCGCGTCCATGCGACCATGAAGTCTCTGGTCCAGTGGTCCGCGATCTTGCTGTTCGTTGGGCTGATCGGTTGCCAGCATTCTCAACCGCCTCAGACAGCGACGAGCGAAGAGCAGCCAGATGCGGAACAAGTCGATGACACCGCCAAACAGAAGGCGATTGCTGCCAAGGACGCGTTGTTTACGCGACTGTCAGGTCGTTTGACCGAGGTCATGAGCGCCGACGGACCGGCGGCAATTAGCGTTTGCAGCCGCGAAGCTCCGGCGATCGCAACTGAAGTGGGTGAAGAACAAGGCGTCGTCATCGGTCGGACTTCATTCAAACTTCGCAACGCGAAGAATACACCGCCAGATTGGGCTCACTCGTTCGTCGAAGAACGCGTGGAAGATCCACAGTTCGTCGCCTTGCCGAATGGAGGCACCGGCGCATTGCTGCCGATTCGACTCAAACAAAAATGCCTGGCGTGTCACGGACCGACGGAAAGCATTGCGGCTGACGTCCGATCGAAACTATCGGAACTCTATCCTGACGATCGCGCGACCGGCTTTAACGAAGGAGACCTTCGCGGCTGGTTCTGGGTCGAAGTTCCGTCGGCCGTGGGCGACAACGATGCGGAATCGGGTGACGACAAGGAAGCGGCGGCAATTTCAGACAGTGATTCATCCGAGGCCGGGCATGGCCCTGGCCCTGGTCACGGTCAAGGGCGTGGCTTCGGCAGAGGTATGGGACGTGGTCCCGGAATGATGGGTGGGAATCGCGAGGACATGACGACATTGCACGCCATGTTCGACGACCGCGACAAGATCAACAGAACCGTGAAGATGATGCCCAAAGGCGCAGAAGCGGTTACGGAGTCGGACGATGAGAAGATCGCTGCGTTGATTCAGAAACACGTTCCGGCAATGGAAAGCCGCGTGCATGAAAACGAGCCGCTTCCGCCGATGACGTTCCATCCCATCTTTGTTGAACTAATCAAGCACGGCGACGACTACACGCTGACGTATGAAGAAACCGACAAGGGACTGAAGGTGACTTATGAAGCCGACGATCCCTTCGTCATTATGTTGGTGCAGGAACACGCGAAACTGGTCAGTCGCTTCATCAAGAACGGTATGGAGGAAATCCATAAGCCGTATAATCTGCCGAAGGTTGAACAGGAGCAATCTGAAGCCAAAGGCGTCTCGAAAGAAGCAACGGAACCAGCATCACTTGGCATTACACCGCCGCTTCCTTCGCGGGCCAAAGCACCAACTGACAACCCGACAACTCCGGCAAAGGTCGAATTGGGCAAAAAACTGTTCTTCGATCCACGACTGTCATTGACCGGCACCGTATCGTGTAACAGTTGCCACAACATCATGGAAGGCGGTGACGATGGTCGGCCTTCGTCGATGGGCGTTCACGGACGTCTCGGGCGTCGCAATGCTCCGACCGTCTGGAACTCCGTCTTTCAAGCCTCACAGTTCTGGGATGGCCGTTCGCCGAGTCTGGAAGATCAAGCCAAAGGACCAGTCATTGCATCGCCCGAAATGGGGATGCCGAATCACGACAAAGCGATTGAACGGATCGCGGCCATTCCCGGTTATCAAGCGGAATTCTCTCGTGTGTTTGGCGACGACAAGCCAGTCACAATCGACAACGCTGTGAAGGCGATCGCCGCGTTTGAGCGAACACTGGTTACACCGAACAGTCCATACGACCGCTACGTCAAAGGCGACAAGTACGCACTGAGCGACCAACAAATTCGAGGGATGAAGCTGTTCGACAGCATTGGTTGCACGGAGTGCCATTCCGGTCCGGCATTCAATGGCTGGGAGGTTGGAGACACGGAGCCATCGTTTGAAGAGTTTCCGCGATTCGCAACGAGCGAATTCCTCAAGCAGTTTCGTCTCGATAGCGACCATGGACGATACGAAGCAACGAAACGGGAAGCCGACAAGCACTACTTCAAGGTGCCCACGCTACGGAACATCACGATCACCGCCCCATACTTCCACAATGGTGCCGTTGAATCACTTTCCGACGCGGTTCGCGTCATGGCCGAGACCGAACTCGATAGCGAACTATCCGAAAAGGACGTTGCTGACATCGTGGAATTCCTCACGTCACTGGACGGCGAGTTCCCTGAAATCACGTTGCCACGGCTACCGTCGCGTTCAGGCGAATCCGTACTTGAAGACCAGCAACCGGCTGCAATGCAACACTGA
- a CDS encoding DsrE family protein: protein MKYQATVFALIAIGGAIGFGVASGQTSPLTDESTHPDESQYVNPAIKDYGKVVQLPNAAHQPRDGSRIVVDITKGGDSDKLNPAIEKVCRFVNIYAGAGKESAKVDIAVVLHGDATLAILRNDAYSTRFSSKANPNLKCLSELQKAGVKVYVCGQSLIGKGAKPSEVTEQVDVAVSALTALVNLQADGYAYLPMLK from the coding sequence ATGAAGTATCAAGCAACAGTATTCGCTCTCATCGCGATCGGTGGAGCAATTGGTTTCGGCGTGGCGTCTGGCCAAACTTCGCCATTGACCGACGAGTCAACTCATCCCGACGAGTCGCAGTACGTCAATCCGGCAATTAAGGACTATGGCAAGGTCGTGCAACTGCCGAACGCGGCTCACCAACCGCGAGACGGCAGCAGGATCGTCGTCGATATCACCAAAGGCGGCGATTCCGACAAGCTGAACCCGGCCATCGAAAAGGTGTGCCGCTTCGTCAACATCTATGCCGGAGCCGGAAAGGAGTCCGCGAAGGTTGACATCGCCGTCGTGCTCCACGGTGACGCGACTCTGGCCATTTTGAGGAACGATGCGTACTCAACTCGCTTCAGCAGCAAAGCGAATCCGAATCTCAAATGTCTGTCGGAACTACAGAAGGCAGGTGTGAAAGTTTACGTCTGCGGACAGTCGCTCATCGGCAAAGGTGCGAAGCCTTCGGAAGTCACCGAACAGGTGGATGTAGCCGTTTCGGCGCTCACCGCACTGGTCAACCTTCAGGCCGACGGATACGCCTACCTGCCGATGCTGAAATAG